The sequence below is a genomic window from Sphingobium sp. EP60837.
GACCCGATATGCACGATGATGTCCCAACTCTCGGTCATTTGCCGTATGGGGCTGTCTGACAATTCCAAAGTGGCCGATACTGCGGGGTGCTTCTTGGAAAATTCCTGCACGATCGGCGCGACATAGCGCCGGCCAAAGCCATAAGGCGCCGCAACGCGGAGATGCCCTCGCACCTGACTGGTCCGGCTGGCCAGCCGCTCCGACAGGTCATCGATCGCCCCGATGATCAAGGCGCCTTCCGACGCGACCAGTTCGCCTTCATCCGTCAGGCTAAGACCGCGCGAGGTTCGCTCGATCAATTTTACCCCCACCCGCGCCTCGAGAGCTCGCAGCCGTTGTGTCACGGCCGGCGGCGTAACGTTCAGCCTGCGCGCAGCTTCGGCAAGTGATGGCGCGCCCGCTATGACATGGAAGAAGCCCAGATCATCGGTCGAAATAGTCATCCCCACCTTAATCCTATATGTAGTTTGAATTAATTGCGATATTCATGCTTTGGCATATCTTGTTCACCTGGGCAACGGATGCTGTCCGGCGTCATGACGCACTCGCTACCAAGCATGCGAGCGGGCCAAAGGTGAAGCGATGGGAATGGAACGATGTGAGCGGCTTTATGTCGGGGGCGCCTGGAAACTTCCAGAGACGCCAACTGAAGCCATTCCGCTTGTCAGCCCCGCGACGGAGGAGATCATCGGCTCCGTCGCGTCCGGAAGCGCATCTGACGTCAACAGCGCCGTCGCTGCGGCGCGGGCTGCGTTTCCGACATTTTCATCGACGTCCCCTGCCGAACGCGCTCAACTTCTCAAGCAGATCCTCGACCTTATGGAAGAAAGGGCGGAGGAGCTGGCCCAGGCAATATGCCGGGAAATGGGTTCGGCCATCGGCTTCGCCCGCGCGTCGCAGGTTCCGTTTGGTATCGCCCATGTCCGCGCTGCAATTGATGTGCTGGAAGATTATGCCTTCATAAGAAAGCAGGGCACGACGGCAATCGCCAAAGAAGCGATCGGTGTTTGCGGCCTGATCACGCCGTGGAATTGGCCATTATATCAGATCACGGCAAAGGTAGCCCCCGCGCTCGCGGCCGGTTGTACCTTCCTACTCAAGCCCAGTGAACTGTCACCGCTGAGCGCGCATCTTTTTGCGCAGATCATGCATGATGCGGGTACACCGCCGGGCGTGTTCAACATGGTGACCGGCAGGGGCGAAGATGTCGGCGCCGCTATCGCGTCTCATCCCGATATCGATATGATCTCCATCACCGGATCGACCCGGGCGGGCATATTGGTGGCGCAAGCCGCTGCGCCTACGGTCAAGCGCGTCACCCAGGAATTGGGAGGAAAGTCGCCCAATATAATCCTGAATGATGCGGACTTTGCCCGCGTCATACCGCTAGGCGTGGCTGCCGCCTTCCGCAATGTCGGCCAATCATGCAGCGCTCCCACGCGCATGCTCGTCCCTGCCGACCGGCTAGACGAAGTGGCAGAATTGGCAGCTGCAACCGCTCAGGCGATGATTGTGGGGAATCCATCCGACGATGCTACCGACCTCGGACCTGTCGCCAACCGGAACCAGTTCGCCAAAGTGCAGGAGATGATCGGCGTCGGCATTGCCGAGGGCGCGAAGCTCATTTGCGGCGGCTTGGGAAAACCTGAAGGCTTGTCTGCCGGCTATTTCGTCAAACTAACCATCTTCTCGGAAGTACGCCCGGACATGCGTATAGCGCAGGAAGAGATATTCGGACCCGTGCTGTGCATTATTCCATATGCGGATGAGGATGAGGCTATCCGTATCGCCAATGACACTGTCTATGGCTTGGGTTCTCACGTCCAATCGAGCGATCTCGACCGCGCCCGGCGGATAGCCGGCAAGATCCGCGCGGGCCAAGTCCATATCAATTATCCCGCATGGGACGGTTTTGCCGCATTCGGAGGGTATAAGCAGTCGGGCAACGGCCGCGAATATGGCGTCTTTGGGATGGATGAATATCTCGAGACAAAAGCTATCTTGGGATATTTCCCCGAGTAAGCGGCAGCATCCCTCCCGCGGGCTGAAGAACGCCTGCCAGTTCTGAATTAAGATATACCTTATCCGATACTGCAGAATCAATTAATTGTAGGCTTTTGTCCAGCAATGCACATTGATCGGCGCAATCAAAGCAAGGAATCAGATGGTGAGTGAAGCAGAAACTTCGGTTCCGGAGCAGGACGAAAGCGCAGCCGCGAGTCTGGGTGATCTGGAAACGCCCTGCCTCCTCCTCGACACGGACCGGATGAACCGCAACATCGGGCGCCTTCGGGAACGGCTCGCACCCCTCGGCGTGTCGCTACGGCCCCACCTCAAAACCGCAAAGTCTGTCGAGGTCGCGCGCGCCGTCATGACCACGCCCCAAGGTCCAGCAACTGTATCCACACTCAAGGAAGCGCAATTCTTCGCTGACGCAGGTATCAACGACATCATCTACGCCGTGGGCATCGCTCCCTGGAAGCTCGCCAAAGTCATCGAATTGCGTAAGCGCGGCGTGAACCTTGCCGTCGTCCTCGACACAATCGAGCAGGCCCAGGCCGTGGCAGCCGCATCCCGCGGCGCGGGCGACGCCATCCCGGCGCTGATCGAGATCGATTGTGACGGCCACCGCTCCGGTGTGCTGCCCGGTGACAAAGATCGCTTGATCGCCATCGGCAAGGCGCTGGTAGAAGGCGGCGAATTGCGAGGGGTTCTGACCCATGCGGGCGGCAGCTATAGCGCGCGCGGCGCAGAGGCGCTTGCCCGCTGCGCCGAACAAGAACGGCGCAGCGTCGTGGATGCGGCGGCCATTCTCCGCGAGGCAGGCTTGCCCTGCCCTGTCGTAAGCGTCGGTTCAACGCCAACGGCCCACAATGCTGCGGACCTGAGCGGTGTCACAGAAGTTCGCGCGGGTGTTTTCGTCTTCTTCGATCTCGTCATGGCGGGCGTGGGCATCTGTCAAATCGACGATATTGCAATCTCTGTCCTCGCTACCGTCATCGGTCACCAACGCGAGAAAGGCTGGATATTGGTCGATGCCGGTTGGATGGCCATGTCGCAGGATCGCGGCACGGCCAAACAGGAGATCAACCAAGGTTATGGCGTCGTTTGCGACAGCAGCGGCCGACCCTATGATGATCTGATCCTGGCGGATGCGAATCAGGAGCATGGCATCATCATGGTCCGCCCCGGCTCCCAAAAGTCTTTGCCCGACCTCAAGATCGGTGATCGAGTGCGGATCCTGCCCAATCACGCTTGCGCAACGGGGGCTCAGCATCGCAGCTATCACGTCGTTCACGGCGCATCCGACATTGTCGAGGCCGAGTGGCAGCGGTTCGGGGGATGGTGATGAGCAACAAACCGCGAGCCATCCTCACCGGCAACGCCCCCGCCCCCGCAGGCCATTATTCCCAGGCGACCCGTTCGGGGAGCAACCTCTATATTTCAGGCCAACTCCCGATCAGGACCGACAAGGTGCCGCTGCCTGATAGGGAGTTCGAGACCCAGGCGCGCCAGGCTATCGCGAACATGCTCGCGATCTTGGAAGCCGCGGGCGGCAAGGCTGAGGATCTCTGCCGTGTCACCGCCTATATCGTGGGCGTCGAGAACTGGCCCGAGTTCAACCGGATCTACAGCGATATGCTGGGCGGTGCAAAGCCGGCGCGGACGGTCGTTCCGGTGCCTGAGCTTCATTACGGCCATCTGGTCGAGATAGATGCGATCGCCGCCATCCCCGACCAGGACTGAGCGCCAACTCAACGCCCCATCTTGCTCTCGGTAGCCGGAGACGATCATGGCCACTCTCGCAGTTAGCAACGAACCGTCGGCGGTGTCACAGCCTGTTGCGCCCACCGCTGTAACCACACGCCTGCAAAGCATCGACGCTCTGCGAGGGCTGGTCATGGTCATCATGCTGCTGGACCATGTGCGCGAAACCTGGTTTCTGTACATGCCGGTCGGCGACCCGGTAGATGCGCGGACGGTGATGCCCGCGCTCTTCTTCACCCGCATCACAAGCACCCTGTGCGCGCCGATCTTCGTCGCGCTTACGGGTCTGTCCGCTTTTCTCTTTAGCCAGCGGCACAGCCTCGCGCAGACCAGCGATTTCCTGCTCCGGCGCGGGGCATTTCTCGTGCTGCTCGAGCTCACGCTGGTGAATTTTTCCTGGCGCGCTGAACTAGTCCCCCACTTCGTCTTCCTTCAGGTCATCTGGGCCATCGGCCTCTGCATGATCATTTTGGCGGCGCTTATCCATCTACCGCCGCGGGCGATCCTGCTCTTGGGGCTTGTGATCGTCGCCGGCCATAATCTGCTGGATCCTATCAGCTTTCCGCCCGACCACCCCCTGTTCATCCCCTGGGGTGTCCTCCATGACCGATCGCAGATCGAACTGGGTGGCGTAGTCGTCAAATTCAACTATCCCATCCTGCCCTGGATCGGAGTGATCTGCCTCGGCTGGTCCGCAGGCAGCTGGTTTTCGCAGCTCGCCTCGCCTGAGCGACGGCGCACCCTGCTGAGAACCGGCGCAGCAATGATCGCTGGCTTCGTCCTTCTGCGGGCGCTCAACATCTATGGCGATTCACCCTGGTTTGTCAGTCCCAGCGAGCCGATCCGAACGGTGATGAGCTTTCTTGCTCTCACCAAATATCCGCCCTCTCTGCTGTTCCTTCTCCCAACGCTGGGGATTGGCCTCCTCCTACTCGCTGCATTTGAAAAGGCGAATGATGCGCGGCTTACCCGTTGGCTATCGGTCATGGGCGGCGCGCCGATGTTCTTCTACCTTTTCCACCTCTACCTTCTGCGGATTCTTTATCTCAGCGCTAGGGCGATCTGGGGGACAAACCACGGAGACATATTCGGGGTCGATACCCTCGCCTGGGTGTGGGTCTGGTATCTCGGCCTGATCGTGCCGCTCTATTTTCCGACGCGCTGGTTCTCCAACCTAAAGAAGCGGCGCAAGGATATCTGGTGGCTCAAATATCTTTGACCCCATAGCCGCCCCTCCCGACCAGTCGAACAAGGTGCTTCCGCATGTCTCCCGTTGTCCGTTCCGTTGCCAGCGATGAAGCTCTCCCCAAGGCGGTGGACGTGGTGGTCATTGGCGGGGGGATCGTCGGAACCGCGTCTGCCTATTTCCTCGCCAAGCGCGGGTTTTCTGTGGCGCTCCTCGAAAAAGGCCATGTGGGGTGCGAGCAATCAAGCCGTACCTGGGGGTGGTGCCGCCAACAAAATCGCGATCCACGCGAGATGCCTCTTTCGCTTCTATCCATGCGGCTCTGGGACGATCTGGCGACCGATATAGGGCAGGATCTAGGCTTCCGCCGCACCGGCCTCATCTACACGACGGACGACGCCGCAATGCTGGCTGGCTGGGAAGCATGGCGGCCCGTAGCACGCGAGTTCGGCGTGGAAACCTATATGTTGAA
It includes:
- a CDS encoding alanine racemase; its protein translation is MNRNIGRLRERLAPLGVSLRPHLKTAKSVEVARAVMTTPQGPATVSTLKEAQFFADAGINDIIYAVGIAPWKLAKVIELRKRGVNLAVVLDTIEQAQAVAAASRGAGDAIPALIEIDCDGHRSGVLPGDKDRLIAIGKALVEGGELRGVLTHAGGSYSARGAEALARCAEQERRSVVDAAAILREAGLPCPVVSVGSTPTAHNAADLSGVTEVRAGVFVFFDLVMAGVGICQIDDIAISVLATVIGHQREKGWILVDAGWMAMSQDRGTAKQEINQGYGVVCDSSGRPYDDLILADANQEHGIIMVRPGSQKSLPDLKIGDRVRILPNHACATGAQHRSYHVVHGASDIVEAEWQRFGGW
- a CDS encoding RidA family protein; this translates as MSNKPRAILTGNAPAPAGHYSQATRSGSNLYISGQLPIRTDKVPLPDREFETQARQAIANMLAILEAAGGKAEDLCRVTAYIVGVENWPEFNRIYSDMLGGAKPARTVVPVPELHYGHLVEIDAIAAIPDQD
- a CDS encoding DUF1624 domain-containing protein → MATLAVSNEPSAVSQPVAPTAVTTRLQSIDALRGLVMVIMLLDHVRETWFLYMPVGDPVDARTVMPALFFTRITSTLCAPIFVALTGLSAFLFSQRHSLAQTSDFLLRRGAFLVLLELTLVNFSWRAELVPHFVFLQVIWAIGLCMIILAALIHLPPRAILLLGLVIVAGHNLLDPISFPPDHPLFIPWGVLHDRSQIELGGVVVKFNYPILPWIGVICLGWSAGSWFSQLASPERRRTLLRTGAAMIAGFVLLRALNIYGDSPWFVSPSEPIRTVMSFLALTKYPPSLLFLLPTLGIGLLLLAAFEKANDARLTRWLSVMGGAPMFFYLFHLYLLRILYLSARAIWGTNHGDIFGVDTLAWVWVWYLGLIVPLYFPTRWFSNLKKRRKDIWWLKYL
- a CDS encoding aldehyde dehydrogenase family protein, with the translated sequence MGMERCERLYVGGAWKLPETPTEAIPLVSPATEEIIGSVASGSASDVNSAVAAARAAFPTFSSTSPAERAQLLKQILDLMEERAEELAQAICREMGSAIGFARASQVPFGIAHVRAAIDVLEDYAFIRKQGTTAIAKEAIGVCGLITPWNWPLYQITAKVAPALAAGCTFLLKPSELSPLSAHLFAQIMHDAGTPPGVFNMVTGRGEDVGAAIASHPDIDMISITGSTRAGILVAQAAAPTVKRVTQELGGKSPNIILNDADFARVIPLGVAAAFRNVGQSCSAPTRMLVPADRLDEVAELAAATAQAMIVGNPSDDATDLGPVANRNQFAKVQEMIGVGIAEGAKLICGGLGKPEGLSAGYFVKLTIFSEVRPDMRIAQEEIFGPVLCIIPYADEDEAIRIANDTVYGLGSHVQSSDLDRARRIAGKIRAGQVHINYPAWDGFAAFGGYKQSGNGREYGVFGMDEYLETKAILGYFPE